The following nucleotide sequence is from Sebaldella sp. S0638.
AAACTGGGTAAAAGGGCGTCTTGAAGAAGAGGGAATAGTTCCTTATGATATAGCACTGATGAGTACAAAGACAAAATACGGAGTAAACGGTGTATTAAGAAAAATAAAAAGCTTTAAAGAAAACGCAACAGCGGTGGTATTGGGAGTTACTAATACAGGGAAATCGTCTTTTCTGAATTCCCTTATGGAAAAGGATAAATCTACAATTTCAAAATATCCCGGAACTACTTTGAAAGCTATAAAAAATAAAATAGACGGAACAGATATTACAATAGTAGATACTCCGGGACTTATACCGGAAAAAAGAATATCCGATCTTATTGATCCTAAAGAAGCCTTGGCACTGGTTCCAAACAATGAAATAAACAGAAAGACTTTTAAACTGGATAATAATCAGGTTTTCTTATTTGACGGTCTGATGTGGTTCAGGGTTATTAAGGAAGAGGATGAACAAAATCCTATTTTTTCTGCATTTGCAGCTAAAGATGTAAAGTTTCACGTAACAAAAGAAGACAGAGTGCAGGATTTACTAAATAAGGACTTTTTTGCCTTCCCTTCAAAAGAAGAAAAAGACGGTTATTATTCTAATATGAAAAAAGAACTGGTAACTGTAGAGGCTTTTGAGGAGATGGCAATATCAGGACTTGGGTGGATAAATGTAAAAAGAGGGCCTTTGACAGTAGAGCTTTCTTATCCTGAAAATGTAAAAATAGTCATCAGAAATGGAATAATTAATCCAAAAATTAGGAGAAATAATGAAAAAATCAAAAAAGAAAATGACTAAAGAAACAAAAATGGCAATACTAAAGTTTTTCATTTTTATATTTATTATTTTCTGTATATTTTCGGTATTTGTATTTTTTCATGCTGCAAAAGGCAGAAGACTGAAAAGAGTTACAGTGGAAGTCCAGGCTGAAAAACTTAATAATTCCATAAAGATCTTCAAGGCTTTGGAGGGAAGATATCCCGAACTTGCAGGAAACGAAGATAATCTTAAGGAGATCGTGACTTCAAAGGGAGTGAGTTTTCAGGAAATTTATGAAGATGAAAAAGTATTTGCACTTCCAAAAGATATTAAAAATAAAATAGAAGAAACAAATGCCATAACGCTTGTAAAAGATGAAAAAGGCGGATGGTATTACGATATGGCAAAAGGGACAATAGAAGCTAACCTGCCTGAAAAGGCTTATAAATAAGGAGTGAAGTATGGAAGATTACGCTGAATTGTTAACCAAAAATACAAGAACAAATAGAATGAACCTGCTGGTGCAGTATGTTGTTATAATAGCAGATATTTTACTGCTGGGATTATTTCTGAAAAACGGTTTCGGGCTGTTTTCAATAGTATTTTTTCTGATTCTGGTATTTATTTCTTCATACGGGAATATACTTTTCCTGAAAAAGAGCAGACTGGAAACTTTTGATAATATAGGGAAATATAATAATGAAGAAGTCCGTGATATAATAAGCGAGATATTTTTAAATATAAATAAAAAGGAAAAGCCGAATATTTATATTATATCTTCAAGTACAGTTAACGCTTTTGTTACTGACAGCATAATAAAAGGCATAGCTCCTCTGAATGGTTTATACCTGTCCGAGGATTTATTCAGCAATCTGAAAACTGAAGAATTAAAGTCTGTAATATACCATGAACTCGGACATTATTATTATTTTATGAGTCCGTTTTCCAAAAATATCCTTCCTTTGGATATTTTTTCGGTATTATTTCCGTTTTTTCTTTTTTTAGTATCAGGATTTACATCAATATTTTCATTATTCTTTCTGGTTTTTTCATTTAGTGCTTTTGTTAGATATCTGACTTTTAAGAATATAAAAGATAATGAGTATCTGAGTGACTTTTTTTCTGCACAGAAAAACGGTCTTTTGAATATAGTAAACGGATTAATAGTAGTAAGCAAGATAAATGAAATAGACAGTAAAATAGTGAGATACCTTGCAGAAAGAATAACAAGGGACAAGCAGAGACTTTCTTTTCAGGATTTTGATTTTTATTATGATACTCTGAGAAAAGAAATACCATATGAATTTCAAAACTTTGATGAAATATCCCAGCTTATAGATGACTTTTTATATGACGGTTCAGATGAGAATATTCCTGAAATAAATAAGGAAAGTTATTATTATCAGGAGATAGACGGCTGGGAAAAGTTCGATCTGAATCATGATTTCAGAATTTCTGAAGAAGAGTATCCTTTGCTTATAGAAACTCTTATAAACAGTGAACTTAATGAAACAGCAGAGCAGAAAGTCTATGATGAACGTTATAATATTACGCATCCTTCATTAAGAAACAGAATATTGTTTTTAGAGGATAACAAAGAATATCTGGATATTTAGGTTTATAGATAAAGGCGGTAAAATGTATATTTTGATAATATCTGTAATAATAGCAGTTTTAGCTTATTTGAGATATTTTCCCCTTGGTTATGATGAAGAGAAACACATAGAAGAAATAATGAATCAAAATAAAAAGGACTTTTATTCCGGGAATTTCAGAAAAAGATACTTTAATCCGTGGAAAAAAGATAACAGAAATATATTTCACAGTATAAAATGGTTTTTGGAGAAAAAACCGGATTATAATTATGAAAAGGGGAAGTATTTTCCCAAGAATAATAGTATTACAGCAGAAGAACTGAAAAATTTGCTTAATAGTGAAAAAGACTTTATAATATGGATAGGGCATAATACTACTCTTATAAAATTAAGAGAGCATTTTTTCCTGTGTGATCCTGTTTTTTCAGAAAAGATATTTTTTACCAAAAGACGTACAAGGGTTGGAATAGATGTGGAAACATTAAATAAGGCATTTGAAGGTAAAAGGCTTAATGTTCTTATTACTCATAACCATTATGATCATTTGGATATGAATTCATTGAAAAAGCTAAATATAACAGGTTATGTTTATATGCCTGCGGGAGTGAAAAAACTCTTTAGGGATATGGGAATAAAAGAGATCAGGGAAATGAACTGGCGGGAAAGCACAGTGCTTGGAGGACTTACAATTAATTTTCTTCCTGCACAGCACTATTCACACAGAATAGCACAAGGGAAAAACAGGTCTTTGTGGGGCAGCTATATTATAGAAACCGAAAGCGGGGATGTTTTCATAGGAGGAGATTCAGGTTATTTCGGCGGATATAAGGAGTTCGGAGAAAGATTCAATGTGAAATACGCTGTTCTTCCTGTGGGGGGATACGAGACAAGATGGTTTGCGGCTTATGAGCATATGAATGTGGAAGATTCTCTCAGGGCAGCTGAGGATTTGAAATGTGATGTTATGATTCCTGTACATTGGGGAGCATTTCATCTGGGAGTAGAGCCTCCTGATTATACAGGTTTTAGATTTGACGAGATAGTAAAAAATAATAAAAATATCGCAGATACAATAAAATTAATTAATTTAGGAGAAGTATTTTTTCTTTGTTAATGGAAAGGTATACAAAATGGATTATGAGCTTTTACTAAAGAGTTATGCGGGACTTGTGGAGAATGAAAATGATTTTACAGCAACACTGGCAAATACAAGTGCATTTATATTTAATACTGTAAAGGGATTGAACTGGGCGGGATTTTATCTGTCGTCAGGAGAGGAACTGATATTAGGGCCTTTTCAGGGGAAACCTGCATGTACCAGAATAAAATACGGAAACGGGGTATGCGGAACTGCGGTGAGCAGGGATGCGACTATGGTCGTGGATAATGTCCATGAATTCGAGGGACATATAGCATGTGACGGCGCTTCGAATTCTGAGATAGTAGTTCCTTTACATAAAAATGGAGTAATAATAGGTGTATTGGATGTAGACAGTCCGGAATTTTCAAGGTTCGGGAGTGAAGAGAAAGAGTTTTTTGAAAAGATCGCAAAGATCATAGAAGAAAAAATCCAATAACGGAGGAAGATTATGGAAGTGGAATATTTAGAAAAACTGGCTGAATTTTTTAAGGTATTCGGCGACAGAACAAGACTTAATATATTAAAACTGTTGTTGGAGCAGGAACTGAATGTAACGGAAATATCAGAAAAACTGGATATGAACAGTTCGGCAATATCACATCAGTTACGTGTGCTGAGAGCGGCTAATCTGGTGAAGACCAGAAAAGACGGGAAGGAAGTGTTTTATATGCTTTCTGATGACCATGTAAAGAAGATTTATGAGGTAGGATTGGAACACGTTATGGAGTAAGTAATATAAGGGGGATTATATGGTAAGTAAAGAGGTGGGGAAATATATTAATACCGCTTTGAGATGTATACCTTCGGAGGAATTAGAGGAACTTCCGAGAACGGTATATAATCTTCCTCAGTGGCATAGTTATGAGCATAATATTTGGGAATATGGGGAAAGGATCAGGCAGATATTATTAGAAAACAGTAAGATTCAGTTATTAGACAGTCAGATAGAAAAAATAATAGAAATTATTAATAATCCCTTGGCCAAAAGAGGGCGTCAGACTTTTATCTGGTTATTAGGCAAAAGAAAGTATGCCGGTTTGGCTCCGAGAATTATTGATCAGATTTATGATGATGATGTTTCATTGCATATTTTTGATACAGTCTATAAAATGAGGGCATTGGGTTATGAAAAAGAAATTTTGGACTTTCAGGAAAGATTTAAGCCGCTAGCAGCGGAGAGAAAGAAAATAGCGAGATATTTGGCCGGGTTTAAGTAAAGTGCTTTCTATGTTCTATGCAGAGGTATTTTGATTTTGTATTATATTTATATTTTAATATATTGTGTTGATTTGAGTTTATTTTTATCAACACTTTTTTAATTTTAAATAAAATATTGGTGGACATTTAGTGGCTGACTGGTATAAAATAAATGTATAAGTAAGGGAGGGACAATGGAAAAAAGAAATGTAAGGGTTTCTTTTCACAGAGCAGGTAACGGAAGGGTGCAAGAATTAAACTTTCTATACCATGGCTGCGAAAATTAGGAGTTTCAGAAGAGGAAAAAGATGTAATACTTACCTATGATGAAAAGAAAATAACTTTGGAAAAGAAATAAAAAATCTCCTGTCAATCCTTATTTAGAATAACAGGAGAAATACAGTCTAATAAAAGACTAGACATCACTAATTATACTGTATTGACTCCGGAAAATCAAATTTTAGTAGGAATAGCATGAATAATGCAGAAGTATTTAATATGCTAGTCAAGAGGGAATTAATAGAAAATTTTTCTTTGACTAAATTAAACAGAAAAATTATGAAATTAGAAAATGAATTCAAGGAAAAATATGGCGATGAGGTATTTCATGATTATTATGAAATAGCGGAACTCTCAATTGAAGAATTATCAGAGTATATAAGTCTTTGTTTTGAAATGGGGGAAAAGGAAGCTTTATAAAAATTCTGTCGATCTCTGGTAGGGATAAAAATACCGGAGATCGACAATCTTTTATTTTATAGTTATTTGAGTGTGTTTTTGGCTTAAATATGACATTTTTGTGTCATGGTTATGACAGACGAAAAAAAGTGGTCGACAGAAATGTTTATTTGAGGTATAATAAATAAAAGTTTTGTGGGGGGATGGGTATTAATATAACTATCTTAGAATGTAAATATCAATCTCCAGCACTCTTTCGGTGTTAATCTTCTTGTATTAATATAACTATCTTAGAATGTAAATGAATATAAACTCTCTGAAATTGTTTCATTATATAAAGGTATTAATATAACTATCTTAGAATGTAAATTAATTAGTTGTAATACAACAATTGTGATCCATATAAGTATTAATATAACTATCTTAGAATGTAAATCTTGAAC
It contains:
- the yqeH gene encoding ribosome biogenesis GTPase YqeH; the encoded protein is MIIKKCSGCGITLQTEFPEKAGYVSEEKFITGTNILCQRCYKIKHYGKHQDIELTKEDYKKEVEDAVKKSDIILAIFDIIDFEGSFSEEILDFLREHNSIIMVNKIDLLPKTIHPSEISNWVKGRLEEEGIVPYDIALMSTKTKYGVNGVLRKIKSFKENATAVVLGVTNTGKSSFLNSLMEKDKSTISKYPGTTLKAIKNKIDGTDITIVDTPGLIPEKRISDLIDPKEALALVPNNEINRKTFKLDNNQVFLFDGLMWFRVIKEEDEQNPIFSAFAAKDVKFHVTKEDRVQDLLNKDFFAFPSKEEKDGYYSNMKKELVTVEAFEEMAISGLGWINVKRGPLTVELSYPENVKIVIRNGIINPKIRRNNEKIKKEND
- a CDS encoding M48 family metalloprotease encodes the protein MEDYAELLTKNTRTNRMNLLVQYVVIIADILLLGLFLKNGFGLFSIVFFLILVFISSYGNILFLKKSRLETFDNIGKYNNEEVRDIISEIFLNINKKEKPNIYIISSSTVNAFVTDSIIKGIAPLNGLYLSEDLFSNLKTEELKSVIYHELGHYYYFMSPFSKNILPLDIFSVLFPFFLFLVSGFTSIFSLFFLVFSFSAFVRYLTFKNIKDNEYLSDFFSAQKNGLLNIVNGLIVVSKINEIDSKIVRYLAERITRDKQRLSFQDFDFYYDTLRKEIPYEFQNFDEISQLIDDFLYDGSDENIPEINKESYYYQEIDGWEKFDLNHDFRISEEEYPLLIETLINSELNETAEQKVYDERYNITHPSLRNRILFLEDNKEYLDI
- a CDS encoding MBL fold metallo-hydrolase, producing MYILIISVIIAVLAYLRYFPLGYDEEKHIEEIMNQNKKDFYSGNFRKRYFNPWKKDNRNIFHSIKWFLEKKPDYNYEKGKYFPKNNSITAEELKNLLNSEKDFIIWIGHNTTLIKLREHFFLCDPVFSEKIFFTKRRTRVGIDVETLNKAFEGKRLNVLITHNHYDHLDMNSLKKLNITGYVYMPAGVKKLFRDMGIKEIREMNWRESTVLGGLTINFLPAQHYSHRIAQGKNRSLWGSYIIETESGDVFIGGDSGYFGGYKEFGERFNVKYAVLPVGGYETRWFAAYEHMNVEDSLRAAEDLKCDVMIPVHWGAFHLGVEPPDYTGFRFDEIVKNNKNIADTIKLINLGEVFFLC
- a CDS encoding GAF domain-containing protein, with the protein product MDYELLLKSYAGLVENENDFTATLANTSAFIFNTVKGLNWAGFYLSSGEELILGPFQGKPACTRIKYGNGVCGTAVSRDATMVVDNVHEFEGHIACDGASNSEIVVPLHKNGVIIGVLDVDSPEFSRFGSEEKEFFEKIAKIIEEKIQ
- a CDS encoding helix-turn-helix transcriptional regulator; amino-acid sequence: MEVEYLEKLAEFFKVFGDRTRLNILKLLLEQELNVTEISEKLDMNSSAISHQLRVLRAANLVKTRKDGKEVFYMLSDDHVKKIYEVGLEHVME